In Thalassotalea fonticola, a single genomic region encodes these proteins:
- a CDS encoding DUF2955 domain-containing protein has product MITAFNKRLHQQTPERIRIIRFTVGLTLAIAISFGFNWPLAFITAVFTAKFLGNNSAKLPFKALFGILIVSITAFCAGILVTRFLLPFPIVFILIMTLIIFLVSYWGYSGGNDFVITMLLVGFTLVPMLGLFKQEVASVVTIGFLFSCLMALIITMIMHELIPDKPNTKYQDKEEKQGLKLKSTRFQLALLSTIIIMPAIIFFFFFGLTSSLLILVFIAILAQKPDLLMGMQGSKALIVGNTIGGLVAIAVYKFLLIAPTYTALILLFAVVNIYFAKLIFSDKPLAPLFAMAITTVIILISSGSTGDAGAGGKFYIRILQIGAACGYIIFATYLTAPLLTQIKSAYKAKI; this is encoded by the coding sequence ATGATCACTGCTTTTAATAAACGATTACACCAGCAAACACCAGAGCGAATAAGGATCATTCGCTTTACCGTTGGTTTAACTCTGGCTATTGCAATATCGTTTGGCTTTAACTGGCCGTTGGCGTTTATTACAGCAGTATTTACGGCAAAATTTTTAGGAAATAATTCAGCAAAGCTTCCTTTTAAAGCATTATTTGGTATTTTAATCGTCAGTATTACCGCATTTTGTGCCGGTATATTAGTTACCCGTTTCTTACTGCCCTTCCCCATAGTGTTCATTTTGATCATGACCTTAATTATATTTTTAGTGTCATATTGGGGCTATTCTGGCGGCAATGATTTTGTTATCACCATGTTATTAGTCGGCTTTACATTAGTACCTATGCTGGGGTTATTTAAACAAGAAGTAGCAAGCGTTGTTACCATTGGCTTTTTATTTTCATGTTTAATGGCGCTGATAATTACCATGATCATGCATGAATTAATCCCTGATAAGCCAAACACTAAGTACCAAGATAAAGAAGAAAAACAAGGCTTAAAGCTTAAGTCTACCCGCTTTCAATTAGCGTTATTAAGCACGATTATAATTATGCCGGCGATAATATTTTTCTTCTTTTTTGGTTTAACAAGTTCGTTGTTAATTTTGGTGTTTATTGCAATATTAGCGCAAAAACCTGATCTATTAATGGGCATGCAAGGCAGTAAAGCATTGATAGTAGGTAATACTATTGGCGGGCTAGTCGCTATTGCTGTTTATAAGTTCTTACTGATTGCACCAACTTATACCGCGTTAATATTACTATTTGCTGTAGTAAATATATATTTTGCCAAACTGATTTTTTCAGATAAGCCCCTTGCGCCATTATTTGCCATGGCAATTACCACAGTGATCATTCTGATTTCATCAGGTAGTACAGGGGACGCTGGCGCCGGAGGAAAGTTTTATATTCGTATATTACAAATTGGTGCCGCATGTGGCTACATCATTTTTGCCACATACCTTACAGCTCCATTACTCACTCAAATAAAGTCTGCTTATAAAGCTAAAATATAA
- a CDS encoding AI-2E family transporter, whose translation MNNHSSSAESKLFSANMIDAAIKIIAIILIGSWCFDILRPFIMPIAWGAILAIALFPFYKKLVSWCGNKKGLAAGVFALIGIAILVVPTIAFSTSTIDSITQVSEGLQEGTLDIPPPAEKVKDWPLIGDKVYPAWLTASENLEKFASQYSEQIKNTFSKVLSAAASAGGVILQFILSVIIAAMFLANSEACARGCQSFFSRLMGESGEAVIKNSIATIRSVATGILGIAFTQALLSGIGLVIAGIPAAGLWVLVVLMLAIVQLPPILILGPIAAYYFSVADTTPAVIFLVYAIIVSSSDAVLKPLFLGRGTDIPMLVILLGAIGGMIVSGIIGLFTGAVILALGYQLMMMWLDQTEQIVVEAPAEKTE comes from the coding sequence ATGAATAACCATAGCAGCTCAGCTGAAAGCAAACTATTTTCTGCCAATATGATTGATGCAGCAATCAAGATAATAGCCATTATACTCATAGGTTCATGGTGTTTTGACATATTAAGACCGTTTATTATGCCAATAGCCTGGGGCGCAATTTTGGCTATTGCTTTGTTTCCATTTTATAAAAAATTAGTAAGCTGGTGCGGCAATAAAAAAGGCCTGGCTGCCGGCGTATTTGCTCTAATAGGTATCGCCATATTAGTGGTGCCAACCATTGCCTTTTCGACTTCTACCATAGATTCAATTACGCAAGTATCTGAAGGACTACAAGAAGGTACGCTTGATATTCCACCGCCGGCAGAAAAAGTAAAAGATTGGCCTTTAATCGGCGATAAAGTTTACCCAGCATGGTTAACAGCATCAGAAAATTTAGAGAAATTTGCCAGTCAGTATTCAGAGCAAATTAAAAATACATTCTCAAAAGTATTATCAGCCGCAGCAAGTGCTGGCGGGGTGATATTACAATTTATTTTATCGGTTATTATCGCCGCGATGTTTTTAGCCAATAGCGAAGCCTGTGCTAGAGGATGTCAGTCATTTTTCTCTCGTTTAATGGGAGAAAGTGGTGAGGCAGTTATCAAAAACTCAATAGCTACCATTCGCAGTGTCGCCACTGGTATATTAGGTATTGCTTTTACCCAAGCCTTGTTGTCTGGTATTGGGTTAGTTATAGCCGGTATTCCAGCGGCAGGTCTTTGGGTCTTAGTGGTATTAATGCTAGCCATTGTGCAATTACCGCCAATTTTGATTTTAGGACCTATTGCCGCTTATTATTTCTCTGTTGCTGATACCACACCAGCCGTTATATTTTTAGTATATGCCATTATTGTGAGTAGCAGTGATGCCGTGTTAAAACCACTATTCTTAGGCCGTGGTACTGATATTCCGATGTTGGTGATTTTGCTTGGTGCCATTGGCGGCATGATAGTTTCAGGCATTATTGGCTTATTTACTGGTGCGGTTATTTTAGCCTTGGGTTATCAGTTAATGATGATGTGGCTAGATCAAACAGAACAAATCGTCGTAGAAGCGCCAGCAGAAAAAACTGAATAA
- a CDS encoding HlyD family secretion protein — MTATNTDKNNTKENLVNSDSTNDDVNEGSSDDAKPDFAQRLTKIILSLALLYFLWYVIGDRLTPISDQARVRAFVIPMVPQVSGQISNIYVGGDKIVKKDDILFEIDPRDYQFKLEQAKANLELAGQEVGASTASVGAAKARVDKAEADLITKQMNASRIFAMEAKGIVSSADADRTRGTITQAELEVVNAQAAYEEARQKLGKKGSTNPRIISALADLSTAQLNLDRTVIKAPSDGVISYAKVNVGYYAAQGSKIMTFISNQFVWIEAGFRENSLGNLKTGDPVDIVLDSAPGQVFAGEVMTIGFGVSFDQSKPGELPTPEKPQGWMRDPQRFTTIIKFVDEPNRRLLREGGQADVIAYTGDSFIFNALGKIWVRITSFLTYLY; from the coding sequence ATGACTGCCACTAATACTGACAAAAATAATACTAAAGAAAATTTAGTAAATTCAGATAGTACCAATGACGACGTTAATGAGGGTAGCAGCGATGATGCTAAGCCAGACTTTGCCCAACGGCTTACTAAAATAATACTAAGCTTAGCGCTGTTGTATTTTCTTTGGTATGTGATTGGTGACAGGCTTACTCCTATTTCAGATCAAGCTCGTGTACGAGCGTTTGTTATTCCTATGGTGCCGCAAGTATCAGGGCAAATATCGAATATCTATGTAGGCGGAGATAAAATTGTTAAAAAAGATGATATTTTATTCGAAATAGACCCTAGAGATTATCAATTTAAGCTAGAGCAGGCAAAAGCAAATTTAGAATTGGCAGGCCAAGAAGTTGGTGCCAGCACAGCCTCAGTGGGTGCAGCCAAAGCTCGGGTAGATAAAGCAGAAGCCGATTTAATTACCAAACAAATGAATGCCAGTCGTATTTTTGCTATGGAAGCAAAAGGTATTGTTTCAAGCGCTGATGCGGACAGAACTAGAGGGACAATAACTCAAGCTGAGCTTGAAGTGGTTAATGCCCAGGCAGCTTATGAAGAAGCTCGCCAGAAACTAGGAAAGAAAGGGTCTACTAATCCGAGAATAATATCTGCCTTAGCAGATCTTTCTACAGCACAACTAAATTTAGATCGGACCGTGATCAAAGCGCCAAGCGATGGCGTTATTTCCTATGCCAAAGTGAACGTGGGTTATTATGCTGCACAAGGCAGCAAAATAATGACTTTTATTTCTAATCAATTTGTCTGGATTGAAGCTGGCTTTAGAGAGAATAGTTTAGGTAACCTTAAAACAGGCGATCCGGTTGATATTGTTTTAGACTCAGCTCCCGGGCAAGTATTTGCTGGTGAAGTCATGACCATAGGCTTTGGTGTTAGTTTTGATCAAAGCAAACCTGGTGAGCTTCCTACACCTGAAAAGCCGCAAGGATGGATGCGAGATCCACAGCGCTTTACCACAATAATAAAGTTTGTCGATGAACCGAATAGACGACTGCTTAGAGAAGGTGGTCAAGCCGATGTGATTGCTTACACCGGAGACAGTTTTATTTTTAATGCGCTAGGTAAAATATGGGTAAGGATCACTAGCTTCTTAACGTATTTGTACTAG
- a CDS encoding metallophosphoesterase family protein, whose product MKQITLILSAILLLISCASQDTTSTLAPVDKEEFQEPVANTDKFQPPLIDNDLLRFAIIGDLTGGERPGVFNVGAEGIYAMKPDFIMSVGDLIEGGTEDIAQMDKEWLAFNKNLNNRDIAFYPTVGNHDISNTIMRKWYEETVGPRYYHFIYKDALFLVLDSEDFTDKFFDVLKTKRNDAIKVYKKDPRDFAYTEYAQMDQRKYGEISQAQVDYFSKVINDNKDVRWTFLFMHKPVWQDVKEQNFKQLEQALSANNYTVFNGHVHSYQYTKRLGQDYIQIATTGGEINSRLGINMDHIMWVGLKSDTPSYLNIKLNGMLDKTGQTPAGGDKLCLEAEGC is encoded by the coding sequence ATGAAACAAATAACTTTAATTTTATCTGCAATACTGTTACTAATTTCATGCGCTAGCCAAGATACAACTTCGACTTTGGCACCTGTTGATAAAGAAGAGTTTCAGGAGCCAGTAGCCAATACAGACAAGTTTCAGCCGCCTTTAATTGATAATGATTTACTGCGATTTGCAATTATTGGCGATCTGACCGGCGGCGAACGCCCCGGCGTATTTAATGTTGGTGCTGAAGGGATTTATGCAATGAAGCCAGATTTCATTATGAGTGTTGGCGATTTAATCGAAGGCGGCACTGAAGATATTGCTCAAATGGATAAGGAGTGGTTAGCGTTCAATAAAAATTTAAATAATAGAGACATTGCATTTTATCCAACCGTAGGTAATCACGACATTTCAAACACTATTATGCGCAAATGGTACGAAGAAACGGTTGGACCTCGTTACTATCATTTCATTTATAAAGATGCATTGTTTTTAGTATTAGACAGCGAAGATTTTACCGATAAATTTTTTGATGTGTTAAAAACCAAACGTAATGATGCAATAAAAGTGTATAAGAAAGATCCTAGGGATTTCGCTTACACTGAATATGCACAAATGGATCAACGTAAATACGGTGAGATCAGTCAGGCGCAAGTTGATTACTTCAGCAAAGTAATTAACGACAATAAAGATGTGCGCTGGACTTTCTTATTTATGCACAAACCAGTTTGGCAAGATGTTAAAGAACAAAACTTTAAACAACTTGAACAGGCACTGTCTGCTAATAACTACACTGTTTTTAATGGTCACGTACATTCCTATCAATATACTAAGCGTTTAGGCCAAGATTACATTCAAATTGCGACGACAGGTGGTGAGATAAATTCCAGGTTAGGTATTAACATGGATCATATTATGTGGGTTGGCTTAAAAAGTGATACACCAAGTTACTTAAATATAAAACTTAACGGTATGCTTGATAAAACTGGCCAAACGCCAGCTGGCGGCGATAAACTTTGTTTAGAAGCTGAAGGCTGTTAG
- the acnB gene encoding bifunctional aconitate hydratase 2/2-methylisocitrate dehydratase — MLQEYRKHVEERAAEGIVPKPLDAEQVAQLVELVKNPPAGEEEVLLDLLVNRVPPGVDDAAYVKAGFLAAITKGEATSPILTAERATELLGTMLGGYNIQPMIELLECDKLGATAAAGLSKTLLMFDAFYDVKEKADAGNAQAKAVMDSWANGEWFTSRDKVAEKITVKVFKVTGETNTDDLSPAPDAWSRPDIPLHAKAMIKIGRDGITPDEEGVIGPITQIEDLQKDGIPLAYVGDVVGTGSSRKSATNSVLWFMGDDIPYIPNKRGGGVCLGGKIAPIFYNTMEDSGALPIELDVQAMNMGDVIDIFPYEGVVKRSGTDEVISTFELSPVLLDEVRAGGRIPLIIGRGLTGRAREELGLSETELFAKPVDVADTGKGYSLAQKMVGKACGVDGIRPGQYCEPKMTTVGSQDTTGPMTRDELKDLACLGFSADLTMQSFCHTSAYPKPVDVNTHHTLPDFIMNRGGVSLRPGDGVIHSWLNRMLLPDTVGTGGDSHTRFPLGISFPAGSGLVAFAAATGVMPLDMPESVLVRFKGEMQPGITLRDLVHAIPYYGIKNGLLTVEKAGKINEFSGRVLEIEGLKGLTVEQAFELSDASAERSAAGCSIKLEEDAVAEYLQSNIVMLKWMISEGYGDVRTIERRINGMEEWLANPSLMEGDADAEYAHVIEIDLADIKEPIVCCPNDPDDAKLLSDVAGVEVDEVFIGSCMTNIGHFRAAGKLLEDFGGVLNTRMWVAPPTKMDRDQLTEEGYYFTYGKAGVRIETPGCSLCMGNQARVAEKSTVLSTSTRNFPNRLGNGANVYLTSAELAAVGAIVGHLPTVAEYMEYSSKIDATAADTYRYLNFHTMDSYTKKAQEVVIAQSVA; from the coding sequence GTGCTTCAAGAATATCGCAAACACGTAGAAGAACGTGCCGCTGAAGGTATCGTACCTAAGCCATTAGATGCTGAGCAAGTTGCTCAATTAGTTGAATTAGTTAAAAACCCACCAGCAGGCGAAGAAGAAGTATTACTAGACCTTCTTGTAAACCGCGTTCCTCCAGGTGTTGATGATGCCGCTTATGTAAAAGCTGGTTTCTTAGCTGCTATTACTAAAGGTGAAGCGACTTCACCAATTCTGACCGCCGAGCGTGCTACAGAATTACTAGGTACAATGTTAGGTGGTTACAATATCCAACCTATGATTGAACTTTTAGAATGTGACAAGTTAGGCGCAACTGCTGCAGCTGGTCTTTCTAAAACATTATTAATGTTTGATGCATTTTACGACGTTAAAGAAAAAGCAGATGCGGGTAACGCACAAGCGAAAGCAGTAATGGATTCTTGGGCAAACGGCGAATGGTTCACATCTCGCGATAAAGTTGCTGAAAAGATCACTGTTAAAGTATTTAAAGTTACTGGTGAGACTAACACCGATGACTTATCTCCTGCACCAGATGCATGGTCTCGTCCAGATATCCCTTTACACGCAAAAGCGATGATCAAAATTGGTCGTGATGGTATCACTCCTGATGAAGAAGGTGTTATTGGCCCAATCACTCAAATTGAAGACTTACAAAAAGACGGTATCCCACTAGCATACGTTGGTGATGTTGTTGGTACTGGTTCTTCTCGTAAATCTGCGACTAACTCAGTGTTATGGTTTATGGGTGATGACATTCCTTATATCCCTAACAAACGTGGCGGCGGTGTATGTTTAGGCGGTAAAATCGCGCCTATCTTCTACAACACAATGGAAGATTCTGGTGCATTGCCAATTGAGCTAGACGTACAAGCAATGAACATGGGCGATGTTATCGATATTTTCCCATACGAAGGCGTTGTTAAACGCAGCGGTACTGATGAAGTTATCTCTACGTTTGAATTAAGCCCTGTATTATTAGACGAAGTTCGCGCCGGTGGCCGTATTCCTCTAATTATTGGCCGTGGTTTAACTGGTCGTGCTCGTGAAGAGTTAGGTTTAAGCGAGACTGAATTATTCGCTAAACCAGTAGACGTTGCCGATACAGGTAAAGGTTACTCGTTAGCACAAAAAATGGTTGGTAAAGCATGTGGCGTTGACGGTATCCGTCCAGGTCAATACTGTGAACCTAAAATGACCACTGTAGGCTCGCAAGATACTACCGGTCCTATGACTCGTGATGAGCTTAAAGATTTAGCATGTTTAGGTTTTTCTGCAGACTTAACAATGCAGTCTTTCTGTCATACCTCGGCTTACCCTAAGCCAGTAGATGTTAATACTCACCACACATTGCCTGATTTCATCATGAACCGTGGTGGTGTATCACTTCGCCCAGGTGATGGTGTAATTCACTCTTGGTTAAACCGTATGTTATTACCAGATACTGTAGGTACTGGTGGTGATTCACATACACGTTTCCCTCTAGGTATTTCATTCCCTGCGGGTTCTGGTTTAGTGGCATTTGCAGCAGCAACTGGTGTTATGCCTCTTGATATGCCTGAGTCAGTATTGGTTCGTTTTAAAGGCGAAATGCAACCAGGTATCACTTTACGTGACCTTGTACATGCTATCCCTTACTACGGTATCAAAAATGGTTTATTAACCGTTGAGAAAGCCGGTAAAATCAATGAGTTCTCTGGTCGTGTACTAGAAATTGAAGGCCTTAAAGGTTTAACTGTTGAGCAAGCATTCGAATTATCTGATGCGTCAGCTGAACGTTCTGCTGCTGGTTGTTCAATCAAGCTTGAAGAAGATGCCGTTGCTGAATACTTACAGTCTAACATTGTTATGCTTAAGTGGATGATCAGTGAAGGTTACGGCGATGTTCGTACTATTGAGCGTCGTATTAACGGTATGGAAGAGTGGTTAGCGAATCCATCATTAATGGAAGGTGACGCGGATGCAGAATATGCGCACGTTATTGAGATTGATTTAGCTGATATTAAAGAGCCAATCGTTTGTTGTCCAAATGACCCTGATGATGCAAAACTTCTTTCTGATGTTGCTGGCGTAGAAGTTGATGAAGTATTCATCGGTTCATGTATGACTAACATTGGTCACTTCCGTGCTGCTGGTAAATTACTAGAAGACTTCGGTGGCGTACTTAACACTCGTATGTGGGTTGCTCCGCCAACTAAGATGGATAGAGACCAACTTACAGAAGAAGGTTATTACTTTACTTACGGTAAAGCTGGTGTTCGTATTGAAACTCCTGGTTGTTCTTTATGTATGGGTAACCAAGCACGTGTAGCTGAAAAGTCTACTGTACTTTCTACTTCTACTCGTAACTTCCCTAACCGTTTAGGTAATGGCGCAAACGTATACTTAACTTCAGCTGAATTAGCTGCTGTTGGTGCTATCGTTGGTCACTTACCAACTGTTGCTGAATACATGGAATACTCAAGTAAGATTGATGCTACTGCAGCTGATACTTACCGTTACTTGAACTTCCATACTATGGATAGTTACACTAAGAAAGCTCAAGAAGTTGTTATCGCACAAAGCGTAGCGTAA
- a CDS encoding potassium channel family protein: MKKMTQNDNFIYLTCSLILLLLGMALAQQFFDASVQRLMQSATVVTLLVAVWGVRDEQFIFRKGLIFPLAIILTSLVSYYLDNLDLNYAHLFLLLIFFIITAVKTAKQVIFTGEIDGNKILGAICLYILMGLIWALLYTLVHLASLQAFNGMPDSQLWYEILPDFVYFSFVTLTTLGFGDISPAMPITRFLVYFEAIVGQFYLAILVASLVGSKISNSSQKQLNKTREANHE, encoded by the coding sequence ATGAAGAAAATGACGCAGAATGATAATTTTATTTATCTCACCTGCTCTTTAATATTATTGCTGCTTGGCATGGCGCTAGCTCAGCAGTTTTTTGATGCTTCAGTTCAACGGCTAATGCAATCTGCAACAGTAGTAACTTTACTAGTCGCGGTGTGGGGAGTTAGGGATGAGCAATTCATATTTAGAAAAGGATTAATATTTCCGTTAGCAATCATCCTTACTTCTTTGGTTAGTTATTATCTTGATAATTTAGATTTAAATTATGCGCATTTATTTTTACTGTTAATATTTTTCATTATTACCGCTGTGAAAACAGCAAAGCAGGTTATTTTTACCGGCGAAATTGATGGCAATAAAATACTCGGGGCAATTTGTCTTTATATTTTAATGGGGCTGATTTGGGCTCTACTGTATACCTTAGTGCACCTAGCGTCATTGCAAGCATTTAACGGTATGCCCGATAGCCAACTCTGGTATGAAATTTTGCCAGACTTTGTATATTTTTCTTTTGTTACCTTAACCACACTTGGCTTTGGTGATATATCTCCCGCTATGCCCATCACCCGATTTTTGGTGTACTTTGAAGCAATAGTTGGACAATTTTATTTAGCTATTTTAGTCGCCAGTCTAGTCGGTTCTAAAATATCAAATTCAAGTCAAAAACAATTAAATAAAACCCGTGAGGCAAACCATGAATAA